A region from the Citrobacter telavivensis genome encodes:
- the trmL gene encoding tRNA (uridine(34)/cytosine(34)/5-carboxymethylaminomethyluridine(34)-2'-O)-methyltransferase TrmL produces MLNIVLFEPEIPPNTGNIIRLCANTGFRLHIIEPMGFTWDDKRLRRAGLDYHEFAAVQRHHDYDAFVGAENPQRLFALTTKGTPAHSAVSYQDGDYLMFGPETRGLPASILDALPAEQKIRIPMMPDSRSMNLSNAVSVVVYEAWRQLGYPGAVLRTL; encoded by the coding sequence ATGCTTAACATCGTTTTATTTGAACCAGAAATCCCGCCGAACACGGGCAATATTATTCGCCTTTGCGCCAATACCGGTTTTCGTCTGCATATCATTGAGCCGATGGGCTTTACGTGGGACGACAAGCGCCTGCGCCGCGCCGGTCTGGATTATCACGAGTTCGCTGCCGTCCAGCGCCACCACGATTATGACGCCTTTGTCGGCGCAGAAAATCCGCAGCGCCTGTTTGCCCTCACCACGAAAGGAACGCCGGCGCACAGCGCGGTGAGCTATCAGGATGGCGATTACCTGATGTTTGGTCCGGAAACGCGCGGCCTGCCAGCCAGCATTCTCGATGCTCTGCCCGCTGAACAAAAAATCCGTATTCCGATGATGCCGGACAGTCGCAGTATGAACCTGTCAAATGCGGTGTCGGTGGTGGTGTATGAGGCGTGGCGCCAGTTGGGATATCCTGGTGCCGTATTGCGCACACTTTGA
- the cysE gene encoding serine O-acetyltransferase: MPCEELDIVWKNIKAEARALADCEPMLASFYHATLLKHENLGSALSYMLANKLASPIMPAIAIREVVEEAYAADPEMIASAACDIQAVRTRDPAVDKYSTPLLYLKGFHALQAYRIGHWLWNEGRRALAIFLQNQVSVTFQVDIHPAAKIGRGIMLDHATGIVVGETAVIEDDVSILQSVTLGGTGKTSGDRHPKIREGVMIGAGAKILGNIEVGRGAKIGAGSVVLQPVPPHTTAAGVPARIVGKPDSDKPSMDMDQHFNGIHHTFEYGDGI; encoded by the coding sequence ATGCCGTGTGAAGAACTGGATATCGTCTGGAAAAATATAAAAGCCGAAGCCCGCGCTCTGGCAGACTGTGAGCCTATGCTGGCCAGTTTTTACCACGCAACGCTACTCAAGCATGAGAATCTGGGCAGTGCGCTGAGCTATATGCTGGCGAACAAACTGGCATCGCCCATTATGCCCGCTATTGCAATTCGTGAAGTGGTCGAAGAAGCGTACGCGGCAGACCCGGAAATGATCGCCTCGGCAGCCTGTGATATTCAGGCAGTCCGCACGCGTGACCCGGCAGTCGACAAATACTCCACCCCGCTTTTGTACCTGAAAGGTTTTCATGCCTTGCAGGCCTACCGCATTGGTCACTGGCTATGGAATGAAGGCCGTCGCGCACTGGCAATCTTCCTGCAAAACCAGGTCTCCGTGACGTTCCAGGTGGATATTCACCCGGCGGCGAAAATTGGCCGTGGGATCATGCTCGACCATGCCACCGGCATCGTGGTCGGTGAGACAGCGGTGATCGAAGATGACGTGTCGATCCTGCAATCGGTCACCCTCGGCGGTACTGGTAAAACCAGCGGCGATCGCCATCCTAAAATTCGTGAAGGTGTGATGATTGGCGCGGGGGCGAAGATCCTCGGCAATATCGAAGTCGGGCGTGGGGCGAAAATTGGTGCCGGTTCCGTGGTGTTACAGCCCGTTCCGCCGCACACCACCGCCGCTGGCGTTCCGGCGCGCATCGTCGGCAAGCCAGACAGCGATAAGCCGTCAATGGATATGGATCAGCACTTCAACGGGATTCACCATACTTTCGAATACGGCGACGGTATCTGA
- the gpsA gene encoding NAD(P)H-dependent glycerol-3-phosphate dehydrogenase, giving the protein MNQSNASMTVIGAGSYGTALAITLARNGHQVVLWGHDPKHIATLEHDRCNVAFLPDVPFPDTLRLESDLATALAASRDILVVVPSHVFGEVLRQIKPLLRPDARLVWATKGLEAETGRLLQDVAREALGDQIPLAVISGPTFAKELAAGMPTAISLASTDDTFADDLQQLLHCGKSFRVYSNPDFIGVQLGGAVKNVIAIGAGMSDGIGFGANARTALITRGLAEMSRLGTALGADPATFMGMAGLGDLVLTCTDNQSRNRRFGMMLGQGMDVQGAQDKIGQVVEGYRNTKEVRELAHRFGVEMPITEEIYQVLYCGKNAREAALTLLGRARKDERSSH; this is encoded by the coding sequence ATGAACCAAAGTAATGCTTCAATGACTGTGATCGGTGCCGGCTCGTACGGCACCGCTCTTGCCATCACTCTGGCAAGAAATGGCCATCAGGTTGTCCTGTGGGGCCACGATCCTAAACATATCGCGACCCTTGAGCACGATCGCTGCAATGTCGCGTTCCTCCCGGATGTGCCTTTTCCCGATACGCTGCGCCTCGAAAGTGACTTAGCCACTGCGCTGGCGGCCAGTCGCGATATTCTGGTGGTAGTGCCAAGCCATGTCTTTGGCGAAGTGCTACGACAGATTAAACCACTGCTGCGTCCTGACGCGCGTCTGGTATGGGCGACCAAAGGGCTGGAAGCGGAAACGGGACGCCTGTTGCAGGACGTTGCCCGTGAAGCGCTGGGCGATCAAATCCCGCTGGCGGTAATTTCCGGCCCGACGTTCGCAAAAGAACTGGCGGCAGGAATGCCGACGGCTATCTCTCTGGCCTCTACTGACGACACCTTTGCTGACGATTTGCAGCAACTGCTGCACTGTGGCAAGAGCTTCCGTGTTTACAGCAACCCGGATTTCATCGGCGTCCAGTTGGGTGGTGCGGTGAAGAACGTGATTGCGATTGGCGCGGGAATGTCTGATGGCATTGGTTTTGGTGCTAATGCTCGTACCGCACTGATTACTCGCGGTTTGGCGGAAATGTCACGTCTGGGCACGGCGCTGGGTGCCGATCCGGCAACTTTTATGGGGATGGCCGGATTAGGCGATCTGGTGCTGACCTGTACCGACAACCAGTCGCGAAACCGTCGTTTTGGCATGATGCTCGGTCAGGGCATGGATGTACAAGGCGCGCAGGACAAGATTGGACAGGTGGTTGAAGGCTACCGCAATACGAAAGAAGTTCGCGAGTTGGCGCACCGTTTTGGTGTCGAAATGCCAATAACCGAGGAAATTTATCAAGTATTATATTGCGGAAAAAACGCGCGCGAGGCAGCATTGACGTTATTAGGTCGTGCACGCAAGGATGAGCGTAGCAGCCACTAG
- the secB gene encoding protein-export chaperone SecB: protein MSEQNNTEMAFQIQRIYTKDVSFEAPNAPHVFQKDWQPEVKLDLDTASTQLADDVYEVVLRVTVTASLGEETAFLCEVQQGGIFSISGIEGTQMAHCLGAYCPNILFPYARECITSLVSRGTFPQLNLAPVNFDALFMNYLQQQSGEGTEEHQDA, encoded by the coding sequence ATGTCAGAACAAAACAACACCGAAATGGCTTTCCAGATCCAGCGTATTTACACCAAAGATGTCTCTTTTGAAGCGCCAAATGCGCCGCATGTTTTCCAGAAAGATTGGCAGCCAGAGGTTAAACTTGATCTGGATACGGCATCTACCCAACTGGCAGACGACGTATACGAAGTGGTGCTGCGTGTTACCGTAACGGCTTCCCTGGGTGAAGAAACGGCGTTCCTGTGCGAAGTTCAGCAAGGCGGTATCTTCTCTATCAGCGGAATCGAAGGCACCCAGATGGCGCATTGCCTGGGCGCATACTGCCCGAACATCCTGTTCCCGTATGCCCGCGAATGCATCACCAGCCTGGTTTCACGTGGTACATTCCCGCAACTGAACCTTGCGCCGGTTAACTTTGATGCGCTGTTCATGAACTATTTACAGCAGCAGTCTGGCGAAGGTACTGAAGAACATCAGGATGCCTGA
- the grxC gene encoding glutaredoxin 3 yields MANIEIYTKATCPFCHRAKALLSSKGVSFQELPIDGDAVKREEMIKRSGRTTVPQIFIDAQHIGGCDDLYALDARGGLDPLLS; encoded by the coding sequence ATGGCCAACATCGAGATCTACACCAAAGCAACCTGCCCGTTTTGCCATCGTGCGAAAGCGCTGTTGAGCAGCAAGGGTGTGAGCTTCCAGGAACTTCCGATCGACGGCGATGCCGTAAAGCGTGAAGAGATGATCAAGCGCAGTGGTCGTACGACGGTTCCGCAGATTTTTATTGATGCACAGCACATTGGTGGCTGTGACGACTTGTATGCGTTGGATGCGCGTGGTGGACTTGATCCCCTGCTGAGCTAA
- a CDS encoding rhodanese-like domain-containing protein has product MQEIMQFVSRHPILSIAWIALLVAVLFTTFKGLTSKVKVITRGEATRLINKEDAVIVDLRQRDDFRKGHIAGSINLLPSEIKANNVGELEKHKDKPVIVVDGSGMQCQEAANALLKAGFEKVSVLKEGVAGWSGENLPLVRGK; this is encoded by the coding sequence ATGCAAGAAATTATGCAATTTGTTAGTCGCCATCCCATACTGAGTATCGCCTGGATTGCGTTACTGGTGGCGGTTTTGTTCACCACGTTTAAAGGCCTGACGTCGAAAGTAAAGGTTATCACTCGCGGTGAAGCCACGCGTCTTATCAACAAAGAAGACGCCGTTATCGTGGATTTACGTCAGCGTGATGATTTCCGCAAAGGCCATATCGCGGGTTCAATTAACCTGCTGCCAAGCGAAATCAAAGCGAACAACGTGGGCGAGCTGGAAAAGCACAAAGACAAACCGGTTATCGTGGTCGATGGTTCCGGCATGCAGTGCCAGGAAGCGGCAAACGCGCTGCTCAAAGCGGGCTTTGAGAAAGTGTCTGTGCTGAAAGAAGGCGTTGCGGGCTGGAGTGGCGAGAACCTGCCGCTGGTTCGCGGTAAGTAA
- the gpmM gene encoding 2,3-bisphosphoglycerate-independent phosphoglycerate mutase produces MSVSKKPMVLVILDGYGYREESQDNAIFNAKTPVMDALWAKRPHTLIDASGLEVGLPDRQMGNSEVGHVNLGAGRIVYQDLTRLDVEIKERTFFANPTLTAAVDQAKNAGKAVHIMGLLSAGGVHSHEDHIMAMVELAAERGAEKIYLHAFLDGRDTPPRSAESSLRKFEEKFAGLGKGRVASIVGRYYAMDRDNRWDRVEKAYDLMTLAQGEFQANTAVEGLQAAYARDENDEFVKATVIRAEGQADAAMEDGDTLIFMNFRADRAREITRAFVNADFDGFARKKVVNLNFVMLTEYAADIKTAVAYPPASLANTFGEWMAKNDKTQLRISETEKYAHVTFFFNGGVEEPFTGEDRILINSPKVATYDLQPEMSSAELTEKLVAAIESGKYDTIICNYPNGDMVGHTGVMEAAVKAVEALDHCVEQVTKAVESVGGQLLITADHGNAEQMRDPATGQAHTAHTNLPVPLIYVGNKNVKAMEGGKLSDIAPTMLTLMGMEIPQEMTGKPLFIVE; encoded by the coding sequence ATGTCGGTTTCTAAAAAACCTATGGTACTGGTGATTCTGGATGGCTATGGCTACCGTGAAGAGAGCCAGGACAACGCCATTTTTAATGCCAAAACCCCGGTAATGGACGCGCTGTGGGCAAAACGCCCGCATACCCTGATCGATGCTTCCGGCCTGGAAGTCGGCCTGCCCGATCGTCAGATGGGTAACTCCGAAGTCGGTCACGTTAACCTAGGCGCGGGCCGCATCGTGTATCAGGACCTGACCCGTCTGGACGTTGAAATTAAAGAACGGACTTTCTTTGCTAATCCAACGCTGACCGCGGCTGTTGACCAGGCGAAAAATGCCGGTAAAGCCGTGCACATTATGGGCCTGCTCTCTGCTGGCGGCGTCCACAGCCACGAAGATCACATCATGGCGATGGTTGAACTGGCAGCAGAACGTGGCGCAGAAAAAATCTATCTGCACGCTTTCCTCGACGGTCGCGATACGCCGCCGCGCAGTGCAGAGTCCTCCCTGAGAAAATTTGAAGAGAAATTTGCCGGGCTGGGCAAAGGTCGCGTCGCCTCCATTGTGGGTCGTTACTACGCCATGGACCGTGACAACCGTTGGGATCGCGTGGAAAAAGCGTATGACCTGATGACGCTGGCGCAGGGTGAATTCCAGGCCAATACCGCCGTTGAAGGTTTGCAGGCTGCCTACGCCCGCGATGAAAACGATGAGTTCGTGAAAGCGACCGTGATCCGCGCGGAAGGTCAGGCTGACGCCGCCATGGAAGACGGTGATACCCTGATTTTCATGAACTTCCGTGCTGACCGCGCGCGTGAAATCACCCGTGCCTTTGTTAACGCTGACTTCGACGGTTTCGCACGTAAGAAAGTGGTTAACCTGAATTTCGTCATGCTGACCGAATACGCAGCCGACATCAAAACGGCCGTTGCTTATCCACCGGCTTCGCTGGCAAACACGTTTGGCGAGTGGATGGCGAAGAACGATAAAACGCAGTTGCGTATCTCCGAAACCGAAAAATACGCCCACGTCACCTTCTTCTTCAACGGCGGCGTCGAAGAACCGTTCACCGGTGAAGACCGCATCCTGATCAACTCACCGAAAGTGGCGACCTACGATCTGCAGCCGGAAATGAGCTCTGCAGAGTTGACCGAAAAACTGGTTGCGGCTATCGAGAGCGGAAAATACGACACCATCATCTGTAACTACCCGAACGGCGACATGGTCGGTCACACGGGTGTGATGGAAGCGGCGGTTAAAGCGGTTGAAGCGCTGGATCACTGTGTTGAGCAGGTGACGAAAGCGGTTGAGTCCGTTGGCGGTCAACTGCTGATCACCGCTGACCACGGCAATGCCGAGCAGATGCGCGATCCGGCAACCGGTCAGGCGCACACCGCGCACACTAACCTGCCGGTACCGCTGATTTATGTCGGCAACAAAAATGTGAAAGCGATGGAAGGCGGCAAACTTTCCGATATCGCCCCAACCATGTTGACACTGATGGGCATGGAAATCCCGCAAGAGATGACTGGTAAGCCGCTGTTCATCGTGGAATAA
- the envC gene encoding murein hydrolase activator EnvC gives MRGKTINSKNGAMKPRRFSVRPLIYASVVSAGVLLCAFSAHADDRDQLKSIQADIAAKERAVRQQQQQRSGLLAQLKAQEEAISAAARQLRETQNTLAQLNKQIDEMNASIAKLERQKANQERSLAAQLDAAFRQGEHTGIQLILSGEESQRGQRLQAYFGYLNQARQETINELKQTREEVAAQRTELEEKQSQQQTLLYEQRAQQAKLEQARNERKKTLAGLESSIQQGQQQLSELRANESRLRNSIARAEAAAKARAEREAREAEAVRNRQKEATRKGTTYKPTDSEKSLMSRTGGLGSPRGQAFWPVRGPTLHRYGEQLQGELRWKGMVIGASEGTEVKAIADGRVILADWLQGYGLVVVVEHGKGDMSLYGYNQSALVSVGTQVRAGQPIALVGSSGGQGRPSLYFEIRRQGQAVNPQPWLGR, from the coding sequence ATGAGGGGAAAGACGATAAATAGCAAAAATGGGGCCATGAAGCCAAGACGGTTTTCAGTCAGGCCCCTGATTTACGCCAGCGTGGTGAGCGCTGGCGTATTGTTGTGCGCCTTTTCCGCCCACGCGGATGACCGCGATCAGCTTAAATCCATTCAGGCGGATATCGCCGCCAAAGAACGTGCGGTACGTCAACAACAGCAGCAGCGTTCAGGCCTGCTTGCGCAACTGAAGGCGCAGGAAGAGGCCATCTCTGCCGCCGCACGCCAGTTACGTGAAACGCAAAACACCCTCGCGCAACTGAACAAGCAAATCGATGAAATGAATGCGTCTATCGCGAAGCTGGAACGGCAGAAAGCCAATCAGGAGCGCAGCCTTGCCGCGCAACTGGACGCGGCGTTTCGCCAGGGTGAACACACCGGCATTCAGCTTATCCTCAGCGGTGAAGAGAGTCAGCGCGGCCAACGTTTGCAGGCCTACTTCGGTTATCTGAACCAGGCGCGCCAGGAGACGATCAACGAGCTGAAGCAGACTCGCGAAGAGGTCGCCGCCCAGCGTACTGAACTGGAAGAGAAGCAGAGTCAGCAACAGACCCTACTGTATGAACAGCGCGCCCAGCAGGCGAAGCTTGAGCAGGCGCGTAACGAACGTAAGAAAACCCTTGCCGGGCTGGAGTCCTCTATTCAGCAGGGTCAGCAACAGCTCAGTGAACTGCGCGCCAACGAATCCCGTTTGCGCAATAGCATTGCCCGAGCCGAGGCGGCCGCCAAAGCACGCGCCGAACGCGAAGCACGCGAGGCGGAAGCGGTACGTAATCGCCAGAAAGAGGCTACCCGCAAAGGCACCACTTACAAACCCACTGACAGTGAGAAATCGCTGATGTCGCGTACCGGCGGACTGGGTTCGCCACGCGGTCAGGCATTCTGGCCGGTTCGTGGTCCCACGCTGCATCGCTATGGCGAACAGCTGCAAGGTGAGCTACGTTGGAAAGGGATGGTTATCGGTGCGTCTGAAGGCACTGAAGTGAAAGCCATTGCCGATGGTCGTGTCATTCTGGCGGACTGGCTGCAGGGGTATGGGTTGGTTGTCGTCGTTGAACACGGCAAGGGCGATATGAGTCTTTATGGCTACAACCAGAGCGCGCTGGTCAGCGTCGGTACGCAGGTTCGCGCCGGTCAGCCAATTGCGCTGGTGGGTAGCAGCGGTGGTCAGGGCCGACCGTCGCTCTATTTCGAAATTCGTCGCCAGGGTCAGGCCGTCAATCCACAACCGTGGTTGGGAAGATAA
- a CDS encoding divergent polysaccharide deacetylase family protein — protein sequence MPQFRRTVLSFASLLAFASPVFAGKLAIVIDDFGYRPHYENQVLAMPAPISVAVLPNAPHAREMATKAHNSGHEVLIHLPMAPLSKQPLEKDTLRPEMSSDEIERIIREAVGKVPYAVGLNNHMGSAMTSSLFGMQKVMQALERYDLYFLDSMTIGNSQAMRAASGTGVKVIKRKVFLDDTQNEGDIRRQFTRAIDLARRNGSAIAIGHPHPSTVRVLQQMVYNLPADITLVRPSSLLNEPQVDTSTPNLTPPKTNDAPRNPFRGVKLCKPKKPLEPVYTSRFFSVLSESISQSTLVNWFQNQWQGWGKSPRDNTANPG from the coding sequence TTGCCTCAATTTCGCCGTACCGTTCTTTCATTCGCCAGCCTGCTGGCATTCGCATCCCCTGTTTTTGCTGGCAAACTCGCCATCGTCATTGACGATTTTGGCTATCGTCCACATTACGAAAATCAGGTTCTGGCGATGCCGGCCCCGATCTCCGTTGCCGTTTTGCCGAATGCACCTCATGCGCGCGAAATGGCGACCAAAGCGCACAACAGCGGTCATGAAGTGCTGATCCATCTGCCGATGGCGCCGCTGAGTAAACAGCCGCTGGAGAAGGACACGCTGCGCCCGGAGATGAGCAGCGACGAAATTGAACGGATCATCCGCGAGGCGGTTGGTAAAGTGCCTTACGCGGTGGGGCTCAACAACCACATGGGCAGCGCAATGACCTCCAGCCTGTTTGGTATGCAGAAAGTGATGCAGGCGCTGGAACGCTACGATCTCTATTTTCTCGACAGTATGACCATCGGCAACAGTCAGGCGATGCGTGCCGCATCCGGGACCGGCGTGAAGGTGATTAAGCGGAAAGTGTTTCTCGATGACACGCAAAACGAAGGAGACATTCGCCGCCAGTTTACCCGCGCGATTGATCTGGCTCGCCGCAATGGTTCTGCCATCGCAATAGGCCATCCTCATCCGTCGACGGTGCGTGTGTTACAGCAAATGGTGTATAACCTGCCAGCCGACATCACCCTTGTGCGCCCGAGCAGCCTGCTCAATGAGCCGCAGGTGGATACCTCCACGCCGAATCTGACACCGCCGAAAACCAATGATGCCCCGCGAAATCCGTTCCGCGGCGTGAAGTTGTGTAAACCGAAGAAACCGTTAGAACCGGTCTACACCAGTCGATTCTTCAGCGTGTTAAGCGAAAGCATCAGCCAGAGTACGCTGGTGAACTGGTTCCAGAATCAGTGGCAGGGTTGGGGAAAATCGCCCCGCGACAACACCGCTAACCCAGGTTAA
- a CDS encoding glycosyltransferase, whose amino-acid sequence MMNSTNRLSVIIPLYNAGNDFKACMESLIAQTWTALEIIIVNDGSTDNSVDIAKYYAENYPHVRLLHQANAGASVARNRGMDVATGKYIAFVDADDLVYPHMYETLMTMALEDDLDVAQCNADWSERDTGVTWQSIPTDRIRSTGVLTGPDWLRMALSSRRWTHVVWMGVYRRDVIEKNNIRFISGLHHQDIVWTTEFMFNALRARYTEESLYKYFLHNNSVSRLKRQGNKNLNYQRHYIKITRLLEKLNRNYADRITIYPEFHQQITYEALRVCHSVRKEPDTLTRQRMIAEIFTSGMYKRMVMNVRSAKVAYQTLLWSVRLYQWRDKTRSHHRTARKALNLG is encoded by the coding sequence ATGATGAACAGTACAAACAGACTCAGTGTTATTATCCCGTTATATAATGCGGGTAATGATTTTAAAGCCTGCATGGAATCTCTCATCGCGCAAACGTGGACTGCCCTGGAAATTATTATTGTTAATGATGGGTCAACGGATAATTCTGTTGATATAGCAAAGTATTACGCCGAAAACTATCCCCATGTACGACTGCTGCACCAGGCGAACGCCGGGGCTTCGGTTGCCCGCAACCGGGGGATGGACGTTGCCACCGGCAAGTATATCGCGTTTGTCGATGCGGATGACCTCGTCTATCCGCACATGTACGAAACGCTGATGACGATGGCGCTGGAAGACGATCTGGATGTTGCGCAGTGCAACGCCGACTGGAGCGAGCGGGATACCGGCGTGACCTGGCAATCCATTCCAACCGACCGTATTCGCTCAACCGGCGTATTAACCGGTCCGGACTGGTTGCGTATGGCGCTCTCTTCCCGCCGCTGGACTCACGTGGTGTGGATGGGCGTTTACCGTCGGGATGTGATTGAAAAGAATAACATCCGCTTTATTTCCGGATTACATCATCAGGATATTGTGTGGACCACGGAGTTTATGTTTAACGCGCTGCGTGCCCGTTATACCGAAGAATCTTTGTATAAGTATTTTCTGCATAATAATTCTGTCAGCCGACTGAAACGTCAGGGTAATAAAAATCTGAACTATCAGCGGCATTACATTAAGATTACCCGCTTATTAGAGAAGCTGAACCGGAATTATGCCGACCGGATTACGATCTATCCTGAATTTCATCAACAAATAACGTATGAAGCATTGCGTGTTTGTCATTCCGTGCGCAAAGAGCCGGATACGTTGACGCGTCAGCGAATGATTGCCGAGATTTTTACCTCGGGGATGTATAAACGTATGGTGATGAACGTACGTAGCGCTAAAGTCGCGTATCAGACGTTACTGTGGTCAGTACGATTGTACCAATGGCGCGACAAAACGCGTTCGCACCATCGTACCGCGCGTAAAGCGCTTAACCTGGGTTAG
- a CDS encoding L-threonine 3-dehydrogenase translates to MKALSKLKAEEGIWMTDVPEPEVGHNDLLIKIRKTAICGTDVHIYNWDEWSQKTIPVPMVVGHEYVGEVVGIGQEVKGFKIGDRVSGEGHITCGHCRNCRGGRTHLCRNTTGVGVNRPGCFAEYLVIPAFNAFKIPDNISDDLASIFDPFGNAVHTALSFDLVGEDVLVSGAGPIGIMAAAVAKHVGARNVVITDVNEYRLELARKMGITRAVNVSKESLSEVMEELGMTEGFDVGLEMSGAPPAFRAMLDTMNHGGRIAMLGIPPSDMSIDWTKVIFKGLFIKGIYGREMFETWYKMAALIQSGLDLSPIITHRFSIDEFQKGFDAMRSGQSGKVILSWN, encoded by the coding sequence ATGAAAGCGTTATCCAAACTGAAAGCGGAAGAGGGCATCTGGATGACCGACGTTCCGGAACCGGAAGTTGGCCACAACGATCTGCTGATTAAAATCCGTAAAACAGCCATCTGCGGCACTGACGTTCACATCTATAACTGGGATGAGTGGTCGCAAAAAACCATTCCGGTTCCTATGGTTGTCGGCCATGAGTACGTTGGCGAAGTGGTCGGTATCGGTCAGGAAGTGAAAGGCTTTAAGATCGGCGACCGCGTATCTGGCGAAGGTCACATCACCTGCGGACACTGCCGTAACTGTCGTGGCGGACGTACCCACCTGTGTCGTAATACCACGGGCGTAGGCGTGAACCGTCCGGGCTGTTTCGCAGAATATCTGGTGATCCCGGCGTTCAACGCGTTCAAAATTCCGGACAATATCTCGGATGATCTGGCCTCCATCTTTGACCCGTTTGGCAATGCGGTGCACACGGCGCTGTCGTTCGATCTGGTCGGCGAAGACGTGCTGGTGTCGGGTGCCGGTCCGATTGGCATCATGGCGGCTGCGGTTGCGAAGCACGTGGGCGCACGCAACGTGGTGATCACCGACGTTAACGAGTACCGTCTTGAACTGGCGCGTAAGATGGGTATCACCCGTGCGGTTAACGTGTCAAAAGAGAGCCTGAGCGAAGTGATGGAAGAACTGGGCATGACCGAAGGGTTTGACGTCGGTCTGGAGATGTCCGGTGCGCCGCCAGCCTTCCGCGCGATGCTGGACACCATGAACCACGGTGGCCGGATTGCCATGCTGGGCATTCCTCCCTCAGACATGTCTATCGACTGGACGAAAGTGATCTTTAAAGGGCTGTTCATTAAAGGCATTTACGGTCGCGAGATGTTCGAAACCTGGTACAAAATGGCTGCGCTGATACAGTCTGGTCTGGATCTGTCGCCCATTATCACCCATCGCTTCTCGATTGATGAGTTCCAGAAAGGCTTTGATGCAATGCGCTCAGGCCAGTCCGGGAAAGTCATTCTCAGTTGGAATTAA
- the kbl gene encoding glycine C-acetyltransferase gives MRGDFYKQLTNDLQTARAEGLFKEERIITSAQQADITVADGSHVINFCANNYLGLANHPELIAAAKAGMDSHGFGMASVRFICGTQDSHKQLEQKLAAFLGMEDAILYSSCFDANGGLFETLLGAEDAIISDALNHASIIDGVRLCKAKRLRYANNDMQELEARLQEARDAGARHVLIATDGVFSMDGVIANLKGVCDLADKYNALVMVDDSHAVGFVGENGRGSHEYCDVMGRVDIITGTLGKALGGASGGYTAARKEVVEWLRQRSRPYLFSNSLAPAIVAASIKVLEMVESGGELRDRLWANARQFREQMSAAGFTLAGADHAIIPVMLGDAVIAQEFARELQKEGIYVTGFFYPVVPKGQARIRTQMSAAHTPEQITRAVEAFTRIGKQLGVIA, from the coding sequence ATGCGTGGGGATTTTTACAAACAGTTAACTAACGATCTGCAAACCGCCCGTGCGGAAGGATTGTTTAAAGAAGAGCGCATTATCACATCTGCTCAGCAGGCAGATATCACTGTGGCGGATGGTAGCCACGTCATTAACTTCTGCGCCAACAACTACCTGGGGCTGGCGAACCATCCGGAGCTGATTGCCGCGGCGAAAGCCGGTATGGACTCTCACGGATTTGGGATGGCGTCGGTGCGCTTTATCTGTGGCACTCAGGACAGCCATAAACAGCTGGAACAAAAACTGGCTGCATTCCTCGGCATGGAAGATGCCATTCTTTACTCCTCCTGTTTCGATGCCAATGGCGGTCTGTTCGAAACGCTGCTGGGTGCTGAAGATGCGATTATCTCTGACGCGCTGAACCATGCCTCTATCATTGACGGCGTGCGACTGTGTAAAGCGAAGCGCTTGCGTTATGCCAACAACGATATGCAGGAACTGGAAGCTCGTCTGCAAGAGGCGCGCGATGCCGGGGCTCGTCATGTGCTGATTGCCACCGACGGCGTGTTCTCAATGGATGGTGTGATAGCCAACCTGAAGGGCGTGTGCGATCTGGCAGATAAATACAACGCGCTGGTGATGGTCGATGACTCCCATGCGGTAGGGTTTGTTGGTGAGAACGGTCGTGGTTCCCACGAATATTGCGATGTGATGGGCCGTGTGGACATCATCACCGGGACGTTGGGTAAAGCGCTTGGCGGGGCTTCTGGTGGCTATACTGCCGCGCGCAAAGAGGTCGTTGAGTGGCTGCGTCAGCGCTCTCGCCCCTATCTGTTCTCCAACTCGCTGGCCCCGGCGATTGTCGCTGCTTCCATCAAAGTGCTGGAGATGGTCGAGTCTGGCGGCGAATTGCGCGATCGCCTGTGGGCAAACGCGCGCCAGTTCCGCGAGCAAATGTCTGCCGCCGGGTTCACTCTGGCTGGTGCCGATCACGCGATTATCCCGGTAATGCTGGGCGACGCGGTGATTGCACAAGAATTTGCCCGCGAGCTGCAAAAAGAGGGTATTTACGTCACAGGATTCTTCTATCCGGTTGTTCCGAAAGGTCAGGCGCGCATTCGTACTCAGATGTCTGCGGCGCACACCCCGGAACAAATCACCCGCGCGGTGGAAGCCTTCACCCGCATTGGTAAACAACTGGGCGTTATTGCCTGA